CGACGACGGCGACGTTCGCGTCGCTGTACGTCTTTTCGGGGCTGAGTCGCGCCGTCGTCGAAGGCGGGTCCTGGCTCGCGGTCGCCGCAGTCGCCGGGTTCTGGGTCGTCGGGGTCGCCGTCGGCGTCGCGCTTGCGCATCCGCTGACCTGGCGGCGGTTACGGACGTCCGTCGCCGTCGAGTGACGAGCGAGGCCGGATCGGGGGGGTCGCTTAGGGCGTCCCGACCGCGACGTGCCGCTTGTACAGGTAGTACAGCGCGAGCACGATGCTGAGTGTGAAGGCGCTGAGGACCTCCGTCGCGAGGGCGGCCAACCCCCAGACGAGCGGGTCGGGCGACCACGACGCGTCCGACTCGGCGATCGCCCGCGCGTCGACGTACGTCGCGATCGGATACATCACCGAGAGCACGAGGCCCAGGAGCCCCACGATCGGGACGACGACGAAGGCCCCGAAGATGGTGACGATCCCTCCGGTGAGAAAGAGGTCGAAGAGGAACGCGCCGATAAACAGCACGGCGAGCAAGCCCCCGAGGGCGACGTAGAGCGGAATCGCGGCGATCCAGTACCACCAGCGCGAGTCGACGCTCGCGCGGGGAAGCAAGTCGCCGATCGGGTCGTCGAAGTCCCCGCCCTTCGTGTCGGTCTCGCCCGTCGCGGGACCGGTTCCCGCCGTCGGCGACGCAGCCGTCGCCGGACCGCCGGATTCCGGTTCTGTCGTCCCCGTTTCCGCGGTCTCCGAGCGGCTGGTCGAGGGGTCGAACTCCTCGGTCGGCACACCGGAGTCGTCGCTGCTCCCGTCGGGGCCTCCTCCGGGGTCGAGTGACTCCGGGTCGCCGTGGTCGGGAGATTCCGAGTCGTCGCGGTCCGAGGACTCCGAATCGCCGTCGTCGGCCGTCGAATCGTCGCGTGGAGGGCTGTCCATACCTCCTCGTTCGCCGCTATCGTACAAAAAATCGGGGGCGAGCGCGGACCGCGAGCCGCTGTGTCGCGGACGACGCTTACAACGCTTCCTTGTACGCTTCGAGCGTCTCCTCGACGTCCTCGTCGGTGTGGGCGTAGGAGACGAACTGCGACTCGAACTGGTTCGCGGTGAGGAAGATTCCCCGATCCTTCATCTCCTGCCAGAAGAGCCGCTCCCAGCGCTCCGTCTCGGCGTTCGCGACGTCGGCGCCGGTCTTCGGGCAGTGATCGTACCGCGCGCACGACTCGTCCTGTCTGCAACCGGCGTCGCAGACGTGGCGGTCACCGGCGTCGCCGTCGCCTCCGGCCGGGCCCTCGCGCGTGAAGACGGTCTTGAACATCGAGTCGGTGCCGACGACCGTGTAGGCGGGAGCCTGGTCGGCGACGATGTCGGAGATCCCCTCGCGGAGGCGCTCGCCGAGGCGGTTCACGTGCCCGTAGACGTCGTTCTCGGCGGCGTATTTGAGGTTCTCGTAGCCCGCCGCCATCGTCACCGGGTGCCCGGAGAAGGTGCCGGACTGGAAGACGTCGCCCGCGGGCGTGAACTCCTCGAGGATCTCCGCCTTCCCGCCGATCGCGCCGACCGGGAAGCCGCCGCCCACAATCTTGCCGAACGTCGTCACGTCGGGCGTGACGCCGAACTTGCCCTGCGCGCACTGGAGGCCGCCGACGCGGAAGCCCGTGATGACCTCGTCGAAGATCAACAGCGCGCCGTGGTTCTCGGTCAGCTCGCGGAGCCGCTCGTGGTAGCCGTCGACCGGCATCACGATCCCCGTGTTGGCGAGGATCGGTTCGGTGAGCACCGCCGCGATCTCGTCGCCGTGCTCCTCGAAGACGCGCTCGGCGGCCTCGACGTCGTTGAACGGCACGGGGATCGTGTGTTCGGCGAACGACGAGGGGATGCCGGGAGAACTCGGCTCCGCGTGCTCGTATTCCCCCTCGACGAGCGTCGACTCCTGCGCGCCGTGGTAGCCGCCCTGCATCACGACGATCTTGTCGCGGCCGGTGTAGCCGCGGGCGAGCCGGACCGCCGAGACGGTCGCCTCGGTCCCGGAGTTGACGAAGCGGGTCATCTCGACGGAGGGGACGTGACGGGCGACGAACTCCGCGAGTTCGACCTCGACCTCCGTCGGCGCGCCGTACATCGGCCCGTCGGCGGCGTGCGACTGCACCGCCGCCCGCACCGGTTCCGGCATATCGTGGCCGTACAGCAGCGGTCCGTAGCCCATCACGTAGTCGAGGTACCGGTTGCCGTCGGCGTCGACGACGTGCGCGCCGTCGCCCCGCTCGATGAAGAACGGGTACGGGCGCGTCGCCCGGACCGAGGAGTTGACGCCGCCGGGGATCACCGAGAGCGCTCTGTCGTACAGCGCCCGCGACTCGTCGTGTCTCATACGCGTTGCTTCGGCCGGGGCGTGCAAAATCCTTGTCGCTTCCGGGGACGAGGCGACGGCCGATCACTCGCCGCGGAGCCACGTCAGGGACGAGGCACCGGCGGCGTCCCCGGGTTCGTCATCGCCCGACACCGAGTCGTCCGGGCTCGCTCCGGGCGAGTCGGCATCGCCCGCGCGGTCGTCGAACCGATCGGCGAGGAGGAGCGCGAGCGAGTCGTTCAACGCGTGGATCGCGATGAGCGCGGGCAGCGATCGGAACCAGAGGTACAGGAGCGTCATCACGAGCGCCGGTTGTGCGATCCGGGCGATCGCGTCGCGGTCCCAGGTGTCGCCGGCGTGACCGACCACGAAGGCGGCGGCGGAGAGGCCGCCCGCCAGCGGGACGCTCCCGGTGAGCGAGAGCAGCCGTTCGAGCGCGTAGCCGTGGAAGGCGGTCTCCTCGGTCGCCCCGGCGGTGACCGCGACGAACAGGCGCTCGGGGGTCGAGAGCGACGTGAAGGAGCCGATCCCGGCCGCGAGGCTCTCGCCGCCGTCCCCCACGCGCGCCCAGAGCGGTGCCGTGAGAACGTGCGACCCGGTCAGGACGCCGAACCCGACGAGCACCTGTCCGAGGAGCGCCGACGGCGACGCGATCCGCCAGCCGATCGAGGAGAGGGAGTTGCCCTCGGCGGCGACGACGAGCAGTAACATCGCCGGGACGGCCCACTTCCAGGCGTGTTCGCGCAGGTCGACCGAACGTGGGCCGGCCCCGGCCGCGGGGCTCTCAATAGTATTGACGGCTCGGCGCGTCCGATCGAGGACCGCGAATCCGACGAGAGCGACGAGCAGTCCGACCGCGGTGACCGGCGTCAGCTGCACACCGCAACTGCGAGGACCGGCGGTCTTTGCTCTTTCTCTCCGCGGCGGCGTGGTGGAAGAAGAGTCGCACCGACCGGAAAGGGCGTCCTACACCGCGTCGGGACCGCTCTTGTCGGTGCGGATCTGCCGCGCCGATTCGACGGGGAGGACGAACACCTTGCCGTCGCCTTTCTCGCCCGTGCGGGCGGACTCGGCGATCGCGTCGACGACCTCCTGTGCGGGGATGTCGGCGACGACGCACTCGATCTTCACCTTCTGGTGGAGATCGACCGTGTACTCCTCCCCGCGCCACTGCCCCTTCTTCGCCGGCTGAGAGCCCCGCCCCGAGACGTTCGTCACCGTCAGCGACGGCGCCCCCGCCTCCGCGAGCCCCTGTTTGACGTCGGAGAGCTTGTCCGGGCGGATGTACGCCATCACCATCTTGATCTCCGCGTCGCTGCCGCCAGTCGATTCGTCGGTCGAGGTGGTATCGCTCATAATTCAGTCTCCGTGTCGTCATCGGTAGCAGTTTCGGCACGCGAGTCGCTGCGGGCGCGGATCGCCTCACCGTCCGAGCGGACCGTTCCGCCGTCCGGGCGGATCGTCCCGCCGTCGACGCGGGCGCCGGATTCGTCCGGGCGCCCGAACTCGGGGTAGGTGTCGACGCCGTGCTCGGAGGAGTCGAGGCCTTCGAGCTCGTGGTCGTGCGAGACGCGCGCCTGACCCGCGGCGCGGAACGCGCCGAAGACGAGCGCGGTCGCCGCGAACGTCCACAGGGAGATGACGGCGACGCCGACGACCTGCGGGATCGCCAGCGAGAGCAGCGACGCGTTGCCGTTCCAGAACGCCGTCGCGGCGAACGGGTACGCCAGCGCCCCGAGGACGCCCGCGGAGCCGTGCACCGGGAAGACAGCGCAGACGTCGTCGATCTTGAGGCGCTTCTCGACGAACTCGAAGACGATCGGGAGCTGCGCCCCGGCCAGCAGGCCGATGGCGATCGCGCCGGGCCAGACGATGACGTCGGTGACGGAGGTGACGCCGACGAGGCCGGCCAGCAGGCCGTTAGCCACGTAGAGCGTGTCGACCTTGCCGGTCTTGTAGGTCGCGACCGCCGCGGCACCGATCGCGCCGGCGGCCATCCCGAGCGTCGTCACGAGCGCGACGCGCCCGACGGTCGAGAAGGAGCCGAGGACGACCTCGCCGGACTCAGACAGCGCGAGCGGCGACGCCGAGGTCCCGACGTTGAAGCCGTACCAGCCGAACGCCAGGATGAGCGTCCCGAGGACGGCGAACGTCATCGAGTGGCCGGGGATGACGTTCACGCTGCCGTCGTCGTTGAAGCGGTTCATCCGCGGCCCGATGATCCACGCGGCGGTGAGGCCGGCGATGCCGCCCATCGCGTGGACGATCACGCCGCCCGCGAAGTCGTAGAACCCGAGGGCGTCGAGGAAGCCGCCGCCCCAGGTGAAGCCGGTGACGACCGGGTAGATGACCCCGGCGAGCAGGATCGTGTAACCCACGTACGCGCGGAGTTTCGCGCGGCCGGCGACGGCCCCGGAGACGATCGTCGCGGCTGTCATCGCGAACACCGCGCCGAAGAGCCAACTGACCCAGGCTCCGGCGGACCCGGCGTCTGGCGCGTAGAGGTCCGCGAACGCGCCGGCGATCGAGTAGGATCCGCCGCCGGTCGCGCCGCCGACGATCGTCGAGATCGCCGCGCCGACGAGGAAGAACACGATCACGCCGACGCTCCAGGTCAGCAGGTTCTTCGTCAACTGGTTCGCGACGTTCTTCGAGCGGACCTGCCCCGCTTCGAGCATCGCGAACCCGGCGTGCATGAAGAAGATCAGGAACGTGACCGTCAGGACCCACATCATGTTCACGCCCTCGACGACCGCGGACAGGTCGGACTGCAGCGCTGCGCTCAACATACGATACCCCTCGTGAGTGGTGCTCCGAATTGGCTTGGACGTTCGTACATC
This portion of the Halobellus litoreus genome encodes:
- the hemL gene encoding glutamate-1-semialdehyde 2,1-aminomutase, with the translated sequence MRHDESRALYDRALSVIPGGVNSSVRATRPYPFFIERGDGAHVVDADGNRYLDYVMGYGPLLYGHDMPEPVRAAVQSHAADGPMYGAPTEVEVELAEFVARHVPSVEMTRFVNSGTEATVSAVRLARGYTGRDKIVVMQGGYHGAQESTLVEGEYEHAEPSSPGIPSSFAEHTIPVPFNDVEAAERVFEEHGDEIAAVLTEPILANTGIVMPVDGYHERLRELTENHGALLIFDEVITGFRVGGLQCAQGKFGVTPDVTTFGKIVGGGFPVGAIGGKAEILEEFTPAGDVFQSGTFSGHPVTMAAGYENLKYAAENDVYGHVNRLGERLREGISDIVADQAPAYTVVGTDSMFKTVFTREGPAGGDGDAGDRHVCDAGCRQDESCARYDHCPKTGADVANAETERWERLFWQEMKDRGIFLTANQFESQFVSYAHTDEDVEETLEAYKEAL
- a CDS encoding CPBP family glutamic-type intramembrane protease, with protein sequence MQLTPVTAVGLLVALVGFAVLDRTRRAVNTIESPAAGAGPRSVDLREHAWKWAVPAMLLLVVAAEGNSLSSIGWRIASPSALLGQVLVGFGVLTGSHVLTAPLWARVGDGGESLAAGIGSFTSLSTPERLFVAVTAGATEETAFHGYALERLLSLTGSVPLAGGLSAAAFVVGHAGDTWDRDAIARIAQPALVMTLLYLWFRSLPALIAIHALNDSLALLLADRFDDRAGDADSPGASPDDSVSGDDEPGDAAGASSLTWLRGE
- a CDS encoding ammonium transporter, with product MLSAALQSDLSAVVEGVNMMWVLTVTFLIFFMHAGFAMLEAGQVRSKNVANQLTKNLLTWSVGVIVFFLVGAAISTIVGGATGGGSYSIAGAFADLYAPDAGSAGAWVSWLFGAVFAMTAATIVSGAVAGRAKLRAYVGYTILLAGVIYPVVTGFTWGGGFLDALGFYDFAGGVIVHAMGGIAGLTAAWIIGPRMNRFNDDGSVNVIPGHSMTFAVLGTLILAFGWYGFNVGTSASPLALSESGEVVLGSFSTVGRVALVTTLGMAAGAIGAAAVATYKTGKVDTLYVANGLLAGLVGVTSVTDVIVWPGAIAIGLLAGAQLPIVFEFVEKRLKIDDVCAVFPVHGSAGVLGALAYPFAATAFWNGNASLLSLAIPQVVGVAVISLWTFAATALVFGAFRAAGQARVSHDHELEGLDSSEHGVDTYPEFGRPDESGARVDGGTIRPDGGTVRSDGEAIRARSDSRAETATDDDTETEL
- a CDS encoding P-II family nitrogen regulator, with amino-acid sequence MSDTTSTDESTGGSDAEIKMVMAYIRPDKLSDVKQGLAEAGAPSLTVTNVSGRGSQPAKKGQWRGEEYTVDLHQKVKIECVVADIPAQEVVDAIAESARTGEKGDGKVFVLPVESARQIRTDKSGPDAV